A genome region from Triticum aestivum cultivar Chinese Spring chromosome 2B, IWGSC CS RefSeq v2.1, whole genome shotgun sequence includes the following:
- the LOC123047044 gene encoding anthocyanidin 5,3-O-glucosyltransferase-like, with protein sequence MEADPHPAVVLHACLGVGHLTPMVELAKLFLRRGIPVIIAVPTPPASTADIFASSAPAVASLAAANPTISFHHLPAPDYPNPDPDPYLQMVDTIRLTVPSLLAFLRTLPSVAALVLDTFCVDALDAADALGVPAYIYFTSSAAYLAAFLHLPHYLATTDGGDFKDMGKSLLRFPGVPPIPASDMPQIVQDRASRTCAVRMGQYGRKPEARGLLINTYERLEARAVTALRDGVCLPGRPTPPVYCIGPLIVKGESAPQAQGACLSWLDAQPERSVVFLCFGSLGAMSAAQLKEIACGLENSGHRFMWVVRSPPEDPAKYFLPRPEPDLDALLPDGFLDRTAARGMVVKMWAPQVEVLRHAATGAFVTHCGWNSVLEAASAGVPMLCWPQYAEQRANKVFVVDEMKLGVVMEGYDEELVKAEEVEKKVRLVMESDEGEKLRGRLALAKEKAAEAPADGGPSRTAFAEFLKDLKLQK encoded by the coding sequence ATGGAGGCCGATCCCCATCCGGCGGTGGTGCTGCACGCTTGCTTGGGCGTGGGCCACCTCACCCCCATGGTGGAGCTCGCcaagctcttcctccgccgcggcatCCCCGTCATCATCGCTGTCCCGACCCCTCCGGCCTCCACCGCCGATATCTTCGCCTCCTCCGCCCCCGCCGTCGCAAGCCTGGCCGCCGCCAACCCCACCATCTCCTTCCACCACCTCCCGGCCCCGGACTACCCCAACCCGGACCCGGACCCCTACCTGCAGATGGTCGACACGATCCGCCTCACCGTGCCGTCCCTCCTCGCCTTCCTCCGCACCCTCCcctccgtcgccgccctcgtcctcGACACCTTCTGCGTCGACGCCCTCGACGCCGCCGACGCACTCGGCGTCCCGGCGTACATCTACTTCACCTCCTCCGCCGCCTACCTCGCGGCGTTCCTCCACCTCCCCCACTACCTCGCCACGACGGACGGCGGCGACTTCAAGGACATGGGCAAGAGTCTCCTCCGCTTCCCCGGCGTCCCGCCGATCCCTGCCTCGGACATGCCCCAGATCGTGCAGGACCGCGCGAGCCGGACTTGCGCCGTGCGGATGGGGCAATACGGGCGCAAACCGGAGGCCCGGGGCTTGCTGATCAACACCTACGAGCGGCTGGAGGCGAGGGCCGTGACGGCGCTCAGGGACGGGGTGTGTCTCCCTGGCCGCCCGACACCGCCGGTGTACTGCATCGGCCCACTGATCGTGAAAGGCGAGTCGGCTCCACAAGCGCAGGGCGCGTGCTTGTCGTGGCTGGACGCGCAGCCGGAGCGGAGCGTGGTGTTCCTCTGCTTCGGCAGCTTGGGCGCGATGTCGGCGGCGCAGCTCAAGGAGATAGCGTGCGGGCTCGAGAACTCCGGCCACCGCTTCATGTGGGTCGTGCGGAGCCCGCCCGAGGACCCGGCCAAATACTTCCTGCCGCGCCCGGAGCCAGACCTGGACGCGCTCCTCCCCGATGGGTTCTTGGATAGGACGGCCGCGAGGGGGATGGTCGTGAAGATGTGGGCGCCGCAGGTGGAGGTGCTGCGGCACGCCGCGACCGGCGCGTTCGTGacgcactgcgggtggaactcCGTCCTGGAGGCGGCGTCGGCCGGGGTGCCGATGCTGTGCTGGCCGCAGTACGCGGAGCAGAGGGCGAACAAGGTGTTTGTGGTGGACGAGATGAAGCTCGGGGTGGTGATGGAAGGGTACGACGAGGAACTTGTGAAGGCGGAGGAGGTGGAGAAGAAGGTGAGGCTGGTGATGGAGTCGGATGAAGGGGAAAAGCTGAGGGGAAGGCTGGCATTGGCCAAGGAGAAGGCGGCTGAGGCGCCGGCGGACGGCGGCCCGTCGAGGACGGCGTTCGCCGAATTCTTGAAGGATTTGAAGCTCCAGAAGTGA